One genomic segment of Drosophila melanogaster chromosome 3L includes these proteins:
- the gig gene encoding gigas, isoform A, which translates to MNSKDKSKFKLFLKSLPAGYVGERTLRPEFERELRPEQPVAQRCRMLKELGDTQLHNFNLDESAITILFNLTNDLIVPNKPAETRQIALSFYKRLIHTQYKNLTIMREKFFLVIQNHEAREDLRHLLELLDTLTDNGKDITNFEEKIGKFMLLWIPAITEANLLTPYLDILVNLIKFNAAHLDKDILVGIVQNACDLSCSVTVNEIGLQCLTILEMVIGYTIFPSEPLPQCITTLCRTVNHAPYCPSSFKIMKNLLGTQLGYHSMKMMCSILNDRALYDDAHLLRGAVFHLNMNIFGSNIIFQVSPMTYATNVLTAFLRALDSRQVIVTFEVILSVRMVITKRQLSEIIWDLICDIMSSIVSNIEYYEEVNINKDRLHHLQINFHENIDCIEKLLQQDRSQILGNVERIYDLIERVADRRPEASVLALIEYRSRRVTATRPDWLQVLAQFVRRYYRMSNVNVRIKTIEALVQIMDQNRACYEEEILSRVVLVHLSHIHLESSVQVRVAVARALSNFATHCDTKRCMDLLDILEALINRPFEHTRHGSSSGEGTLAEVTFGLVNNESEISDIIAAVDGLVKVFAIKLHRLPGIHALKIFNILMDHLELHYERPKIFEHISVVRYKIFAWLLKARANGSYHIGYPEGSTEVVKFSPYLGIDSPLLPQAHPTAISIRRVCKLIVRCLEHDTDYQVFQLVIRELPKVLQNKALVQGNDIEELANTLLKINLVSNNKFKRPTDEFHALVLPAIASLVIYHESLQPQQHYGIITALNSRVLTGIASVCINTMTILILEMPEALMRKLPDVLLQMSKMSDTNALATPVLEFLSLLIHLSKHLFANFTSMHNMYVFAITLPYTKPHRYDHYTVSLAHHVIAGWFLKCKLELRRNCVNYIKSSIQSNAKMLSSDIVNLNSLNEDSSNRKRSTSLTERGSRNNANAWNDLEMRPQMNNGLRNFHAELAETCFDFLARHTYSPCPSMPKRLPAAEFLLKDGVSQTWLVGNNLVTITTSGCPSAPARSGLCERCAQLGKAPSISLNSKSLSDAAPPLSPERERRYTKVSLQHSSGNESAGSTELTSSSSSNSAAAGGHPHRQISNSSTASLDALSRRGSNPEALGSALGEGAHTGSNTSLLGNSLSQSSVSMSPSSGSVVQQPVCVRACTGWAEVLVRRPTGNVSWITRIQNPITNDCFGQELPFNNVVSLFLPTAHGGVFGPDNTIQAPPHTLADPEPEPEAEVNAATAPQASALRSRMVAKARALQRQEEIHSVGGNGNGNGNGNGSGNAPSTGGAAAIPIPRVPASGKRGKEAALCGSVSDGEADDDSLAFEDAQSRARNPVRRVNSSPEMSSSWRQSFLTNKPTPLSQEPVKTTADEPQSLLTLKKKTVQYSTKDMRVSCEAIPEEIAGSTPPSQAAALALQPESGTLPPKQHSADDVSSHVAGGSNLQAGGSTLKLGKPPLSPGQPPLLGTGRVTSFGGTSVPQPGALAKSSSSGSNGTNVGVITSDYDNGNNGNGDMMRGRSKTISVVREVNNGNTRPPPASSFRNFGAAKPPINTKLCMNPSFIFMQLYTTGQLGVTDEPLKVGPENSSAVSLIDLVPPFETHKIGVLYVGQGQCNNEVEILRNSHGSARYVEFLRNIGTLVSLKEAEQNNLFIMLDRNGADGKFAYIWKDDILQVTFHVATLMPTNLQDDPNCNEKKSHIGNDFVKIIYNESGEEYNLNTISGQFNYACVIVEPLDLNSNRVYVKARSEISKFVCHAEYRIVSDRSAPLLARQMALHANLASLVYQSVQKKHPYASNWLERLRKLKRLRSKLIEGLNSQQKSGSASSGIGINASAIGSDMDDQRGDFIKYT; encoded by the exons ATGAACTCCAAGGACAAGTCCAAGTTCAAGTTGTTCCTCAAATCGCTGCCGGCAG GTTACGTGGGCGAGCGGACCCTGCGGCCGGAGTTTGAGAGGGAACTGCGTCCGGAGCAGCCGGTGGCCCAGCGCTGCCGGATGCTGAAAGAGCTGGGCGACACGCAGCTGCACAACTTCAATCTGGACGAG TCCGCCATCACCATTCTGTTCAATCTCACCAACGATCTCATCGTGCCCAACAAGCCGGCAGAAACGCGGCAGATTGCCTTGAGCTTCTATAAACGGCTCATTCACACACAGTACAAGAACCTGACCATCATGCGGGAGAAGTTCTTCCTGGTCATCCAGAACCACGAAGCCCGCGAAGATCTGCGTCACCTTCTTGAGCTGCTCGACACCCTCACCGACAATGGGAAGGATATCACAAACTTCGAGGAGAAG ATTGGCAAGTTTATGCTGCTCTGGATCCCAGCCATTACGGAGGCCAATCTGCTTACCCCCTACCTTGACATTCTGGTCAACCTGATCAAGTTCAATGCGGCGCATCTGGACAAAGACATCCTTGTGGGCATCGTGCA GAACGCTTGCGATCTGAGCTGTAGCGTTACCGTAAACGAAATCGGTCTGCAGTGCCTCACAATTCTGGAGATGGTCATCGGGTACACCATCTTCCCAAGCGAACCGCTGCCGCAGTGCATCACCACCTTGTGCCGGACTGTGAATCATGCTCCTTACTGCCCGTCTTCTTTCAAG ATCATGAAGAACCTCTTGGGCACCCAGTTGGGATACCATTCCATGAAGATGATGTGCAGTATCCTCAACGATCGAGCTCTTTACGATGATGCCCACCTGTTGCGTGGGGCCGTGTTCCATCTAAACATGAACATCTTTGGCTCGAACATTATTTTCCAGGTTTCGCCTATGACCTATGCAACGAATGTGCTGACAGCCTTCCTGCGG GCACTAGACAGTCGTCAGGTGATCGTGACCTTCGAAGTCATCCTCAGCGTTCGCATGGTGATTACCAAGCGGCAGCTTTCAGAGATCATTTGGGATCTGATCTGCGATATAATGTCCTCGATCGTTAGCAATATCGAGTATTACGAAGAAGTCAATATAAACAAGGATCGTCTGCATCACCTGCAGATCAATTTCCACGAGAATATCGACTGCATCGAGAAGCTGTTGCAGCAGGATAGATCCCAGATTCTGGGCAATGTGGAGCGCATCTACGATCTCATCGAGCGAGTTGCCGACCGACGCCCAGAGGCTTCCGTTCTAGCCCTAATCGAGTACCGATCCCGACGGGTTACAGCAACGCGGCCAGATTGGCTTCAGGTGCTGGCCCAGTTCGTCCGGCGCTACTACCGCATGTCCAACGTTAACGTGCGCATTAAGACGATCGAGGCTCTAGTTCAGATTATGGATCAAAACCGTGCCTGCTATGAAGAAGAAATCCTTAGTCGCGTGGTGCTGGTGCACCTTTCCCATATTCATCTGGAGTCGAGTGTGCAGGTGCGAGTGGCCGTGGCCCGGGCTCTTTCCAATTTTGCCACCCATTGCGACACGAAACGGTGCATGGATCTGCTAGATATCCTGGAGGCGCTCATCAATCGACCCTTTGAGCACACGCGGCATGGATCCTCATCTGGAGAGGGTACACTTGCAGAAGTGACCTTTGGATTGGTCAACAACGAATCCGAGATCTCGGATATTATCGCCGCAGTTGATGGTTTGGTCAAAGTGTTTGCCATCAAGCTGCATCGTCTGCCAGGGATCCATgctcttaaaatatttaacattctAATGGACCACCTGGAACTGCACTACGAACGACCAAAGATTTTCGAGCACATAAGTGTTGTGCGCTATAAA ATATTTGCTTGGTTGCTGAAGGCCCGGGCCAACGGCTCCTACCATATTGGTTATCCGGAGGGCAGCACCGAGGTGGTGAAATTTAGTCCATACCTGGGAATTGATTCACCACTGTTACCACAAGCCCACCCGACAGCGATATCCATACGACGAGTCTGCAAGCTGATAGTGAGGTGCCTGGAACACGACACCGATTATCAGGTGTTCCAGCTAGTCATCAGGGAACTGCCGAAGGTGCTGCAGAACAAGGCGCTGGTGCAGGGCAATGACATCGAGGAGCTGGCCAACACGCTCCTCAAGATCAATTtggttagcaacaacaagttcAAGCGACCCACCGATGAGTTCCACGCCCTCGTTTTACCCGCCATAGCTTCATTGGTTATCTATCACGAAAGcctgcagccgcagcagcactACGGAATTATAACAGCTCTCAATTCGAGGGTACTTACTGGCATTGCCAGCGTCTGCATCAACACCATGACCATCCTTATACTAGAGATGCCGGAGGCGTTGATGCGAAAGCTGCCGGACGTACTGCTCCAAATGAGTAAGATGTCGGATACGAATGCGTTGGCCACTCCGGTTCTGGAATTTCTGTCGT TGCTCATACATCTGTCCAAGCATCTCTTCGCAAACTTCACTTCCATGCACAACATGTACGTGTTTGCCATCACGCTGCCGTACACCAAACCGCATCGCTACGATCACTATACAGTTTCCTTGGCCCACCATGTCATCGCTGGATGGTTCCTTAAGTGTAAGCTGGAGCTGCGCAGGAACTGCGTTAACTACATCAAAAGC TCGATTCAGTCGAATGCCAAGATGTTGTCCAGCGACATTGTGAACCTAAACTCCTTAAACGAGGATTCATCCAATCGCAAGCGGAGCACCAGTCTAACTGAGCGCGGTAGTCGCAACAATGCCAATGCCTGGAACGATCTGGAGATGCGACCGCAAATGAACAACGGTCTACGAAACTTCCACGCCGAACTGGCAGAGACGTGCTTTGATTTCTTGGCGCGACACACTTATTCGCCTTGTCCGTCGATGCCCAAGCG TCTTCCAGCGGCGGAATTCCTGCTGAAGGACGGCGTCTCGCAGACGTGGCTAGTGGGCAACAACCTGGTGACCATAACCACCTCCGGCTGTCCGTCGGCGCCCGCGCGCAGTGGGCTTTGCGAACGATGTGCCCAGCTAGGAAAGGCTCCCAGCATTAGTCTGAACTCGAAGAGCCTCAGTGATGCAGCTCCTCCACTTTCGCCAGAGCGGGAGAGACGATACACCAAGGTGAGCCTGCAGCACAGCAGCGGCAACGAGTCGGCTGGCAGCACGGAGCTcacctcctcctcgtcgtcgaaCTCAGCAGCCGCAGGTGGTCATCCACATCGACAGATTTCTAACAGTTCCACGGCATCGCTAGACGCGCTTTCCCGTCGGGGGTCTAATCCCGAAGCCTTGGGCAGTGCCTTGGGCGAGGGGGCACATACGGGGAGCAACACCTCGCTCCTGGGAAACTCTTTGTCCCAATCCTCCGTTAGCATGAGCCCTTCGTCGGGATCCGTGGTGCAGCAGCCGGTTTGCGTGCGCGCCTGCACTGGCTGGGCGGAGGTTTTGGTTCGTCGGCCCACGGGCAACGTATCGTGGATAACCCGCATTCAGAACCCCATCACCAACGATTGCTTTGGCCAGGAGTTGCCGTTCAATAATGTGGTGTCGCTGTTTCTTCCCACTGCCCATGGCGGAGTTTTTGGACCTGACAATACCATTCAGGCCCCACCACATACGTTGGCTGATCCCgaaccagaaccagaagcAGAGGTTAATGCAGCAACAGCTCCTCAGGCAAGTGCATTGCGCAGCCGAATGGTTGCCAAGGCTCGTGCCCTTCAGCGACAGGAAGAAATTCACTCGGTCggaggaaatggaaatggcaacggcaacggTAATGGTAGTGGAAATGCTCCCAGCACTGGAGGTGCTGCTGCCATACCCATTCCGCGGGTCCCAGCATCTGGAAAACGCGGCAAGGAGGCAGCTCTTTGTGGAAGTGTGAGTGATGGTGAAGCCGACGATGACTCCCTGGCCTTTGAGGATGCTCAGAGTCGGGCACGAAATCCCGTCCGACGGGTAAATTCCAGCCCAGAGATGAGTTCCAGTTGGCGGCAGTCGTTCCTAACCAACAAACCCACGCCACTGTCCCAGGAGCCCGTGAAAACCACCGCCGATGAACCGCAATCGCTGTTGACTTTGAAGAAGAAGACTGTTCAGTACAGCACCAAGGATATGCGTGTGAGCTGTGAGGCCATTCCGGAGGAGATCGCCGGCTCCACACCACCGTCGCAGGCCGCAGCCTTGGCCCTGCAGCCGGAAAGCGGCACCCTACCTCCCAAGCAGCATTCGGCGGACGATGTCAGCAGTCATGTGGCTGGAGGAAGTAACTTGCAAGCAGGAGGGTCCACGCTAAAGCTGGGTAAACCACCGCTGTCGCCGGGGCAACCGCCTCTGCTGGGCACTGGTCGAGTGACCAGCTTTGGTGGCACCTCTGTTCCGCAGCCCGGTGCACTGGCAAAATcgagcagcagtggcagcaatGGCACCAATGTTGGAGTGATAACCTCCGATTACGACAACGGCAACAATGGAAACGGAGACATGATGCGAGGTCGTTCGAAAACCATTTCGGTGGTGCGTGAAGTGAATAACGGAAATACGCGTCCGCCGCCGGCCAGCAGTTTCCGGAATTTCGGAGCCGCAAAGCCGCCCATCAACACCAAGCTGTGCATGAACCCGAGCTTTATTTTCATGCAACTGTACACCACTGGCCAGCTGGGAGTTACGGATGAGCCTCTAAAGGTGGGTCCGGAAAACAGCAGCGCTGTCTCCCTTATCGATTTAGTCCCACCGTTCGAGACGCACAAGATCGGCGTGCTGTACGTGGGCCAAGGGCAGTGCAACAACGAGGTGGAGATCTTGCGCAATTCGCACGGAAGTGCCAGGTATGTGGAGTTCCTGCGTAACATCGGCACCCTGGTCAGTCTGAAGGAAGCTGAGCAGAACAATCTATTTATAATGCTAGATAGAAACGGAGCAGATGGCAAGTTTGCCTATATCTGGAAGGATGACATACTGCAG GTTACGTTCCATGTCGCTACGCTGATGCCCACCAATCTGCAGGATGATCCCAACTGCAACGAGAAGAAGAGCCACATTGGCAATGACTTTGTGAAGATCATCTACAACGAAAGCGGCGAGGAGTACAATCTAAACACAATATCC GGCCAATTCAACTACGCCTGCGTGATCGTTGAGCCACTTGACCTGAACTCGAACAGGGTGTATGTGAAGGCGCGATCGGAGATTTCGAAATTCGTGTGCCACGCAGAATACCGGATAGTGTCCGATCGCAGTGCTCCTCTTTTGGCCCGACAGATGGCGCTGCACGCCAAT CTCGCGTCGCTAGTCTACCAAAGTGTGCAGAAAAAGCATCCGTACGCATCGAATTGGCTAGAACGATTGCGCAAACTAAAGCGCCTGCGATCGAAG CTAATTGAGGGCCTAAACAGCCAGCAAAAATCCGGAAGCGCCTCGAGCGGCATCGGAATCAACGCCTCAGCCATTGGTTCGGATATGGACGACCAGCGAGGTGACTTCATTAAATACACATAG
- the gig gene encoding gigas, isoform B: MNSKDKSKFKLFLKSLPAGYVGERTLRPEFERELRPEQPVAQRCRMLKELGDTQLHNFNLDESAITILFNLTNDLIVPNKPAETRQIALSFYKRLIHTQYKNLTIMREKFFLVIQNHEAREDLRHLLELLDTLTDNGKDITNFEEKIGKFMLLWIPAITEANLLTPYLDILVNLIKFNAAHLDKDILVGIVQNACDLSCSVTVNEIGLQCLTILEMVIGYTIFPSEPLPQCITTLCRTVNHAPYCPSSFKIMKNLLGTQLGYHSMKMMCSILNDRALYDDAHLLRGAVFHLNMNIFGSNIIFQVSPMTYATNVLTAFLRALDSRQVIVTFEVILSVRMVITKRQLSEIIWDLICDIMSSIVSNIEYYEEVNINKDRLHHLQINFHENIDCIEKLLQQDRSQILGNVERIYDLIERVADRRPEASVLALIEYRSRRVTATRPDWLQVLAQFVRRYYRMSNVNVRIKTIEALVQIMDQNRACYEEEILSRVVLVHLSHIHLESSVQVRVAVARALSNFATHCDTKRCMDLLDILEALINRPFEHTRHGSSSGEGTLAEVTFGLVNNESEISDIIAAVDGLVKVFAIKLHRLPGIHALKIFNILMDHLELHYERPKIFEHISVVRYKIFAWLLKARANGSYHIGYPEGSTEVVKFSPYLGIDSPLLPQAHPTAISIRRVCKLIVRCLEHDTDYQVFQLVIRELPKVLQNKALVQGNDIEELANTLLKINLVSNNKFKRPTDEFHALVLPAIASLVIYHESLQPQQHYGIITALNSRVLTGIASVCINTMTILILEMPEALMRKLPDVLLQMSKMSDTNALATPVLEFLSLLIHLSKHLFANFTSMHNMYVFAITLPYTKPHRYDHYTVSLAHHVIAGWFLKCKLELRRNCVNYIKSSNAKMLSSDIVNLNSLNEDSSNRKRSTSLTERGSRNNANAWNDLEMRPQMNNGLRNFHAELAETCFDFLARHTYSPCPSMPKRLPAAEFLLKDGVSQTWLVGNNLVTITTSGCPSAPARSGLCERCAQLGKAPSISLNSKSLSDAAPPLSPERERRYTKVSLQHSSGNESAGSTELTSSSSSNSAAAGGHPHRQISNSSTASLDALSRRGSNPEALGSALGEGAHTGSNTSLLGNSLSQSSVSMSPSSGSVVQQPVCVRACTGWAEVLVRRPTGNVSWITRIQNPITNDCFGQELPFNNVVSLFLPTAHGGVFGPDNTIQAPPHTLADPEPEPEAEVNAATAPQASALRSRMVAKARALQRQEEIHSVGGNGNGNGNGNGSGNAPSTGGAAAIPIPRVPASGKRGKEAALCGSVSDGEADDDSLAFEDAQSRARNPVRRVNSSPEMSSSWRQSFLTNKPTPLSQEPVKTTADEPQSLLTLKKKTVQYSTKDMRVSCEAIPEEIAGSTPPSQAAALALQPESGTLPPKQHSADDVSSHVAGGSNLQAGGSTLKLGKPPLSPGQPPLLGTGRVTSFGGTSVPQPGALAKSSSSGSNGTNVGVITSDYDNGNNGNGDMMRGRSKTISVVREVNNGNTRPPPASSFRNFGAAKPPINTKLCMNPSFIFMQLYTTGQLGVTDEPLKVGPENSSAVSLIDLVPPFETHKIGVLYVGQGQCNNEVEILRNSHGSARYVEFLRNIGTLVSLKEAEQNNLFIMLDRNGADGKFAYIWKDDILQVTFHVATLMPTNLQDDPNCNEKKSHIGNDFVKIIYNESGEEYNLNTISGQFNYACVIVEPLDLNSNRVYVKARSEISKFVCHAEYRIVSDRSAPLLARQMALHANLASLVYQSVQKKHPYASNWLERLRKLKRLRSKLIEGLNSQQKSGSASSGIGINASAIGSDMDDQRGDFIKYT; this comes from the exons ATGAACTCCAAGGACAAGTCCAAGTTCAAGTTGTTCCTCAAATCGCTGCCGGCAG GTTACGTGGGCGAGCGGACCCTGCGGCCGGAGTTTGAGAGGGAACTGCGTCCGGAGCAGCCGGTGGCCCAGCGCTGCCGGATGCTGAAAGAGCTGGGCGACACGCAGCTGCACAACTTCAATCTGGACGAG TCCGCCATCACCATTCTGTTCAATCTCACCAACGATCTCATCGTGCCCAACAAGCCGGCAGAAACGCGGCAGATTGCCTTGAGCTTCTATAAACGGCTCATTCACACACAGTACAAGAACCTGACCATCATGCGGGAGAAGTTCTTCCTGGTCATCCAGAACCACGAAGCCCGCGAAGATCTGCGTCACCTTCTTGAGCTGCTCGACACCCTCACCGACAATGGGAAGGATATCACAAACTTCGAGGAGAAG ATTGGCAAGTTTATGCTGCTCTGGATCCCAGCCATTACGGAGGCCAATCTGCTTACCCCCTACCTTGACATTCTGGTCAACCTGATCAAGTTCAATGCGGCGCATCTGGACAAAGACATCCTTGTGGGCATCGTGCA GAACGCTTGCGATCTGAGCTGTAGCGTTACCGTAAACGAAATCGGTCTGCAGTGCCTCACAATTCTGGAGATGGTCATCGGGTACACCATCTTCCCAAGCGAACCGCTGCCGCAGTGCATCACCACCTTGTGCCGGACTGTGAATCATGCTCCTTACTGCCCGTCTTCTTTCAAG ATCATGAAGAACCTCTTGGGCACCCAGTTGGGATACCATTCCATGAAGATGATGTGCAGTATCCTCAACGATCGAGCTCTTTACGATGATGCCCACCTGTTGCGTGGGGCCGTGTTCCATCTAAACATGAACATCTTTGGCTCGAACATTATTTTCCAGGTTTCGCCTATGACCTATGCAACGAATGTGCTGACAGCCTTCCTGCGG GCACTAGACAGTCGTCAGGTGATCGTGACCTTCGAAGTCATCCTCAGCGTTCGCATGGTGATTACCAAGCGGCAGCTTTCAGAGATCATTTGGGATCTGATCTGCGATATAATGTCCTCGATCGTTAGCAATATCGAGTATTACGAAGAAGTCAATATAAACAAGGATCGTCTGCATCACCTGCAGATCAATTTCCACGAGAATATCGACTGCATCGAGAAGCTGTTGCAGCAGGATAGATCCCAGATTCTGGGCAATGTGGAGCGCATCTACGATCTCATCGAGCGAGTTGCCGACCGACGCCCAGAGGCTTCCGTTCTAGCCCTAATCGAGTACCGATCCCGACGGGTTACAGCAACGCGGCCAGATTGGCTTCAGGTGCTGGCCCAGTTCGTCCGGCGCTACTACCGCATGTCCAACGTTAACGTGCGCATTAAGACGATCGAGGCTCTAGTTCAGATTATGGATCAAAACCGTGCCTGCTATGAAGAAGAAATCCTTAGTCGCGTGGTGCTGGTGCACCTTTCCCATATTCATCTGGAGTCGAGTGTGCAGGTGCGAGTGGCCGTGGCCCGGGCTCTTTCCAATTTTGCCACCCATTGCGACACGAAACGGTGCATGGATCTGCTAGATATCCTGGAGGCGCTCATCAATCGACCCTTTGAGCACACGCGGCATGGATCCTCATCTGGAGAGGGTACACTTGCAGAAGTGACCTTTGGATTGGTCAACAACGAATCCGAGATCTCGGATATTATCGCCGCAGTTGATGGTTTGGTCAAAGTGTTTGCCATCAAGCTGCATCGTCTGCCAGGGATCCATgctcttaaaatatttaacattctAATGGACCACCTGGAACTGCACTACGAACGACCAAAGATTTTCGAGCACATAAGTGTTGTGCGCTATAAA ATATTTGCTTGGTTGCTGAAGGCCCGGGCCAACGGCTCCTACCATATTGGTTATCCGGAGGGCAGCACCGAGGTGGTGAAATTTAGTCCATACCTGGGAATTGATTCACCACTGTTACCACAAGCCCACCCGACAGCGATATCCATACGACGAGTCTGCAAGCTGATAGTGAGGTGCCTGGAACACGACACCGATTATCAGGTGTTCCAGCTAGTCATCAGGGAACTGCCGAAGGTGCTGCAGAACAAGGCGCTGGTGCAGGGCAATGACATCGAGGAGCTGGCCAACACGCTCCTCAAGATCAATTtggttagcaacaacaagttcAAGCGACCCACCGATGAGTTCCACGCCCTCGTTTTACCCGCCATAGCTTCATTGGTTATCTATCACGAAAGcctgcagccgcagcagcactACGGAATTATAACAGCTCTCAATTCGAGGGTACTTACTGGCATTGCCAGCGTCTGCATCAACACCATGACCATCCTTATACTAGAGATGCCGGAGGCGTTGATGCGAAAGCTGCCGGACGTACTGCTCCAAATGAGTAAGATGTCGGATACGAATGCGTTGGCCACTCCGGTTCTGGAATTTCTGTCGT TGCTCATACATCTGTCCAAGCATCTCTTCGCAAACTTCACTTCCATGCACAACATGTACGTGTTTGCCATCACGCTGCCGTACACCAAACCGCATCGCTACGATCACTATACAGTTTCCTTGGCCCACCATGTCATCGCTGGATGGTTCCTTAAGTGTAAGCTGGAGCTGCGCAGGAACTGCGTTAACTACATCAAAAGC TCGAATGCCAAGATGTTGTCCAGCGACATTGTGAACCTAAACTCCTTAAACGAGGATTCATCCAATCGCAAGCGGAGCACCAGTCTAACTGAGCGCGGTAGTCGCAACAATGCCAATGCCTGGAACGATCTGGAGATGCGACCGCAAATGAACAACGGTCTACGAAACTTCCACGCCGAACTGGCAGAGACGTGCTTTGATTTCTTGGCGCGACACACTTATTCGCCTTGTCCGTCGATGCCCAAGCG TCTTCCAGCGGCGGAATTCCTGCTGAAGGACGGCGTCTCGCAGACGTGGCTAGTGGGCAACAACCTGGTGACCATAACCACCTCCGGCTGTCCGTCGGCGCCCGCGCGCAGTGGGCTTTGCGAACGATGTGCCCAGCTAGGAAAGGCTCCCAGCATTAGTCTGAACTCGAAGAGCCTCAGTGATGCAGCTCCTCCACTTTCGCCAGAGCGGGAGAGACGATACACCAAGGTGAGCCTGCAGCACAGCAGCGGCAACGAGTCGGCTGGCAGCACGGAGCTcacctcctcctcgtcgtcgaaCTCAGCAGCCGCAGGTGGTCATCCACATCGACAGATTTCTAACAGTTCCACGGCATCGCTAGACGCGCTTTCCCGTCGGGGGTCTAATCCCGAAGCCTTGGGCAGTGCCTTGGGCGAGGGGGCACATACGGGGAGCAACACCTCGCTCCTGGGAAACTCTTTGTCCCAATCCTCCGTTAGCATGAGCCCTTCGTCGGGATCCGTGGTGCAGCAGCCGGTTTGCGTGCGCGCCTGCACTGGCTGGGCGGAGGTTTTGGTTCGTCGGCCCACGGGCAACGTATCGTGGATAACCCGCATTCAGAACCCCATCACCAACGATTGCTTTGGCCAGGAGTTGCCGTTCAATAATGTGGTGTCGCTGTTTCTTCCCACTGCCCATGGCGGAGTTTTTGGACCTGACAATACCATTCAGGCCCCACCACATACGTTGGCTGATCCCgaaccagaaccagaagcAGAGGTTAATGCAGCAACAGCTCCTCAGGCAAGTGCATTGCGCAGCCGAATGGTTGCCAAGGCTCGTGCCCTTCAGCGACAGGAAGAAATTCACTCGGTCggaggaaatggaaatggcaacggcaacggTAATGGTAGTGGAAATGCTCCCAGCACTGGAGGTGCTGCTGCCATACCCATTCCGCGGGTCCCAGCATCTGGAAAACGCGGCAAGGAGGCAGCTCTTTGTGGAAGTGTGAGTGATGGTGAAGCCGACGATGACTCCCTGGCCTTTGAGGATGCTCAGAGTCGGGCACGAAATCCCGTCCGACGGGTAAATTCCAGCCCAGAGATGAGTTCCAGTTGGCGGCAGTCGTTCCTAACCAACAAACCCACGCCACTGTCCCAGGAGCCCGTGAAAACCACCGCCGATGAACCGCAATCGCTGTTGACTTTGAAGAAGAAGACTGTTCAGTACAGCACCAAGGATATGCGTGTGAGCTGTGAGGCCATTCCGGAGGAGATCGCCGGCTCCACACCACCGTCGCAGGCCGCAGCCTTGGCCCTGCAGCCGGAAAGCGGCACCCTACCTCCCAAGCAGCATTCGGCGGACGATGTCAGCAGTCATGTGGCTGGAGGAAGTAACTTGCAAGCAGGAGGGTCCACGCTAAAGCTGGGTAAACCACCGCTGTCGCCGGGGCAACCGCCTCTGCTGGGCACTGGTCGAGTGACCAGCTTTGGTGGCACCTCTGTTCCGCAGCCCGGTGCACTGGCAAAATcgagcagcagtggcagcaatGGCACCAATGTTGGAGTGATAACCTCCGATTACGACAACGGCAACAATGGAAACGGAGACATGATGCGAGGTCGTTCGAAAACCATTTCGGTGGTGCGTGAAGTGAATAACGGAAATACGCGTCCGCCGCCGGCCAGCAGTTTCCGGAATTTCGGAGCCGCAAAGCCGCCCATCAACACCAAGCTGTGCATGAACCCGAGCTTTATTTTCATGCAACTGTACACCACTGGCCAGCTGGGAGTTACGGATGAGCCTCTAAAGGTGGGTCCGGAAAACAGCAGCGCTGTCTCCCTTATCGATTTAGTCCCACCGTTCGAGACGCACAAGATCGGCGTGCTGTACGTGGGCCAAGGGCAGTGCAACAACGAGGTGGAGATCTTGCGCAATTCGCACGGAAGTGCCAGGTATGTGGAGTTCCTGCGTAACATCGGCACCCTGGTCAGTCTGAAGGAAGCTGAGCAGAACAATCTATTTATAATGCTAGATAGAAACGGAGCAGATGGCAAGTTTGCCTATATCTGGAAGGATGACATACTGCAG GTTACGTTCCATGTCGCTACGCTGATGCCCACCAATCTGCAGGATGATCCCAACTGCAACGAGAAGAAGAGCCACATTGGCAATGACTTTGTGAAGATCATCTACAACGAAAGCGGCGAGGAGTACAATCTAAACACAATATCC GGCCAATTCAACTACGCCTGCGTGATCGTTGAGCCACTTGACCTGAACTCGAACAGGGTGTATGTGAAGGCGCGATCGGAGATTTCGAAATTCGTGTGCCACGCAGAATACCGGATAGTGTCCGATCGCAGTGCTCCTCTTTTGGCCCGACAGATGGCGCTGCACGCCAAT CTCGCGTCGCTAGTCTACCAAAGTGTGCAGAAAAAGCATCCGTACGCATCGAATTGGCTAGAACGATTGCGCAAACTAAAGCGCCTGCGATCGAAG CTAATTGAGGGCCTAAACAGCCAGCAAAAATCCGGAAGCGCCTCGAGCGGCATCGGAATCAACGCCTCAGCCATTGGTTCGGATATGGACGACCAGCGAGGTGACTTCATTAAATACACATAG